In the Gossypium raimondii isolate GPD5lz chromosome 9, ASM2569854v1, whole genome shotgun sequence genome, one interval contains:
- the LOC105780147 gene encoding uncharacterized GPI-anchored protein At4g28100, with product MSLIPFPFFLFFISLFFASFSFTISSPDALNVQSLPLSTSPPATIPAFPEQSNVVGCPLDLPEQLFHSVTNACGTKRNNGVASELHRSRCCPVLAAWLYAAYSATALGGVGRVVPAVAGRTPSYDMPLLPDDSETCVDDLGKALKQRGVELAKPNETCDAVYCYCGIRLHPLTCPDAFSVDQKGNLVGDDSVERLERNCLSSSSNVNGFPGLGGCNKCLKSLHLLNKKNALNTSKSEERTTKMRKKDCQLMGLTWLLAKNRTSYIRTVSAVLRAMMMSKDGSSPSSCTLNSDGMPLPVDSSEIYDQSSSVTFNLSQHLPVLSLCLLLIHLVVLSYKSS from the exons ATGTCTCTAATCCCCTtccctttctttctcttcttcatctCCCTCTTCTTTGcctctttttccttcactatATCCAGCCCTGACGCCCTCAATGTCCAATCCCTCCCTCTATCCACATCCCCACCTGCAACGATCCCTGCATTTCCAGAGCAATCCAATGTCGTTGGTTGTCCACTTGACTTACCTGAACAACTCTTTCACAGCGTTACGAACGCTTGTGGCACTAAGAGAAACAATGGGGTGGCGAGTGAGCTCCACCGCAGCCGCTGCTGTCCTGTTCTCGCTGCATGGCTTTACGCCGCTTACTCCGCCACCGCCCTTGGTGGGGTTGGAAGAGTAGTGCCAGCGGTTGCGGGGCGTACCCCATCTTATGACATGCCATTGCTGCCGGATGACTCGGAAACCTGTGTGGATGACTTAGGGAAAGCTCTGAAACAGAGAGGCGTGGAGTTGGCTAAACCGAACGAGACATGCGATGCGGTGTATTGCTATTGTGGCATCAGGCTTCACCCATTGACTTGCCCTGATGCTTTCTCAGTGGACCAAAAGGGCAACCTTGTTGGGGATGACAGTGTGGAGAGATTGGAGAGAAATTGCTTAAGTAGCAGCTCCAATGTTAACGGATTTCCAGGCCTTGGGGGTTGCAACAAGTGCTTGAAAAGTCTTcatttg CTCAACAAGAAGAATGCTTTGAACACAAGCAAGTCAGAAGAAAGGACCACCAAAATGCGCAAAAAAGATTGCCAGCTGATGGGTCTCACATGGTTGCTCGCCAAGAATCGGACCTCTTACATTCGGACGGTTTCCGCGGTTTTACGAGCGATGATGATGAGCAAAGATGGTTCGAGCCCTTCTTCCTGCACGTTAAACAGCGACGGAATGCCGCTACCGGTCGATTCTTCTGAAATATATGATCAGTCGTCATCGGTTACCTTTAACTTATCCCAGCATCTGCCGGTTCTATCGCTTTGCTTGTTGCTTATCCACCTTGTTGTATTATCATACAAGTCTAGTTAG